The nucleotide sequence CCATAATAATTAGCTTACTCCTATGTTGGAATACGCAAAAACCATCCTGCTCAAGGTGAGCTTTGATAAGATCCTATTTGAAAAAGAGCTCCGCAAAGCTCTTCGCATGCTGGTACCAGCTGAGTTAGCTCAATTTCGCGTGTGGTGCTACGAACAGTTCTCTCGCATCTACCACCGCATCCTGAACCGCGTGTTCAGCCAACCCGCACTCTAAACTGAGAGACGAAAGAGGGAGGCCCCTGGCAGAGAATAAAACAGCGTGAATCTGTTTTATTCTCTGCCAGGGGCCTCCCTCTTTCCAGTGGGCTTTCTTTCACTATCCACTACATACCCCTGGTGAGCGGTGCTATTGCTAAGCTTGTTGCTCCCTAAGTACAGAGCACAACGCTCTTTGCTATCCTGTCTATCTAGTCATTCACGGCGTTAGCTCTCGTTGAGCGGCGGCTTATCCCCCGTCACGAAGCGAATATTGCGCTGCAAGCCGACGTATCCTGTCCGTTTTACTGCCGACTGCCGAAACAGCTCCGAAAACAGTTCGTGCGTGATTTCCTGCCAATCGGTAGCCTTGAGGTCTTTCAAGCCAGGATGGGGATTAAACTGCGGCTCTTGGTGGGGCTTAGCAAAACGGTTCCACGGGCAGACGTCTTGGCAAATGTCGCAGCCGAACACCCAGTTGCCGAATTTACCTTCCACCTCCCGCGGAATCTGGTCTTTCAACTCGATAGTGAAGTAGCTGATGCACTTGCTACCATCTACCACGTAAGGCTCGGTGATGGCGCCGGTGGGGCAGGCATCCACGCATTTGGTGCAGGTGCCGCAGTAGTCCTTAATAGGGCCGTCGTAGTCGAGCTCCACGTCCACAATCAGCTCGGCAATGAAGTAAAACGAGCCCGCGCCGGGTGT is from Hymenobacter tibetensis and encodes:
- the queG gene encoding tRNA epoxyqueuosine(34) reductase QueG is translated as MLPTAHYTAFIKQRAAELGFMYCGISKAEFLEEEAPRLENWLNRNMHGQMGYMANHFDKRLDPRLLVDGAKSVISLLLNYYPPQEAQQFDDTLKVSKYAYGRDYHFVIKDKLKTLLAAMQEEIGEVGGRVFVDSAPVMDKAWAKRSGAGWMGKNTNLITPGAGSFYFIAELIVDVELDYDGPIKDYCGTCTKCVDACPTGAITEPYVVDGSKCISYFTIELKDQIPREVEGKFGNWVFGCDICQDVCPWNRFAKPHQEPQFNPHPGLKDLKATDWQEITHELFSELFRQSAVKRTGYVGLQRNIRFVTGDKPPLNES